One Dictyoglomus turgidum DSM 6724 DNA window includes the following coding sequences:
- a CDS encoding FHA domain-containing protein: MSITLYILLILFIILLAIDIILRLRKEKKPQFHKLEKGEEIIGTSNTMKLDASLLPINWAYLIVKHGENRGKDFKIVKDETTIGREQENDIVIPNPTVSRFHAKIIRSEDKYFIEDLGSANGTMVNGIKVTKELLHDGDIVQLGDVVLVFKCL; this comes from the coding sequence ATGAGTATTACTTTATACATACTGTTGATCCTTTTTATCATTCTCTTAGCTATAGATATAATCTTGAGATTAAGAAAAGAGAAAAAACCTCAATTTCACAAATTAGAGAAAGGCGAAGAAATAATAGGCACTTCCAATACCATGAAGCTTGATGCCTCTTTACTTCCTATAAATTGGGCATATCTAATAGTAAAACACGGAGAAAATAGAGGGAAAGATTTTAAAATTGTAAAAGACGAAACTACCATAGGAAGAGAGCAGGAAAATGATATTGTTATCCCTAATCCTACAGTTTCCAGATTTCATGCCAAAATAATTCGTAGTGAAGACAAATATTTCATAGAAGATTTAGGAAGCGCCAATGGAACCATGGTAAATGGTATTAAAGTAACAAAAGAATTACTTCATGATGGAGATATTGTTCAATTAGGAGATGTGGTTTTAGTATTTAAGTGTTTATAA
- the argF gene encoding ornithine carbamoyltransferase, which produces MGNLKGRDLLSILDLSREDMEQIFHLAKNLKSEYYAGKKIHDYLKGKTVALFFEKPSTRTRISFEVGVYQLGGYPLYLNAQEMQLKRGETIADTARVLERYVDGIMARVYSHDTLVELAQHSSIPVINGLSDLEHPCQIIADYFTIIEKKGFRKLKVVYLGDGNNVANSLILAGAILGMNVVCSSPFQFMPPKKILDEANNLAKKYGGKVEIVEDPKEAVKGADVIYTDVWVSMGQEEEKELRKRVFPPYQVNKELVSLAKEDVIVMHCLPAHRGEEITDEVIDGPNSVVFDEAENRLHVQKAIMALLV; this is translated from the coding sequence ATGGGGAATCTTAAAGGGAGAGATTTACTTTCTATTCTTGATCTTTCAAGGGAGGATATGGAACAAATATTTCATCTTGCTAAAAATCTAAAATCTGAGTATTATGCAGGAAAAAAGATTCACGATTATTTGAAGGGTAAGACAGTAGCTTTATTCTTTGAAAAACCTTCCACAAGAACAAGAATTTCTTTTGAGGTTGGAGTATATCAATTAGGGGGTTATCCTTTGTATTTAAATGCTCAAGAGATGCAACTCAAAAGAGGAGAAACTATAGCTGATACTGCAAGGGTATTGGAGAGGTACGTAGACGGAATAATGGCAAGGGTTTATTCTCATGATACATTAGTGGAACTTGCTCAACATTCATCTATTCCTGTGATTAATGGGCTTTCTGATCTGGAACATCCATGTCAAATTATAGCTGATTATTTTACTATTATTGAGAAAAAGGGTTTTAGGAAGCTAAAAGTAGTCTATCTGGGAGATGGTAATAATGTGGCAAATTCTCTAATTCTTGCGGGAGCAATTTTAGGTATGAATGTGGTATGTTCTTCTCCTTTTCAGTTTATGCCTCCTAAAAAGATATTGGATGAAGCAAATAATCTTGCTAAAAAATATGGGGGAAAGGTGGAAATAGTGGAGGATCCTAAGGAGGCTGTTAAAGGGGCAGACGTTATCTATACTGACGTATGGGTAAGTATGGGACAGGAAGAGGAAAAAGAGCTAAGGAAAAGGGTTTTCCCTCCCTATCAAGTTAACAAGGAATTAGTTTCCTTAGCTAAGGAGGACGTTATTGTTATGCATTGCCTTCCTGCTCATAGGGGTGAAGAGATTACCGATGAAGTTATAGATGGACCTAATTCGGTAGTTTTTGATGAGGCCGAAAATAGACTTCATGTACAGAAGGCAATTATGGCTTTATTGGTATAA
- a CDS encoding MFS transporter, giving the protein MSLKEKDYRWNFIVNSIDNAFFNLGMTFGSIQTLLPLFAKHLGAGNLEIGLIPAIANLGWAIPAIIGAKYSEKYKIKLHLVLKVTMGERLPYLFMALIAFFVAPNNSTLALYLSLLMLGIATFSMGFLGPPWMSMIGKVIEPSKRGVFFAMGNGLGAIMGVGGAGIARIILSKYPFPHNFGYSFLCASIALLISLAFLALTREYPDDQENPDIPLVEYIKSIKTVFKYKNFKNYVIARILNAFSVPFISFVVVFASKTFSIPDKVAADFTAILLISQAISSFLLGPLGDKYGHKLPLLIGRILIFLDILILLFAKNISYLYIAFILVGFINSAFWVGDSAMVLEISPPQHKELYIGALSLILSPFSFVAPLIAGKIADVKGFRFLFMTCLLISIINIVFFIYGVKDPRKNAENINNINNN; this is encoded by the coding sequence ATGAGTCTAAAAGAAAAAGACTATCGTTGGAATTTTATAGTAAACAGCATAGATAATGCCTTCTTTAATTTAGGAATGACTTTTGGGTCAATTCAGACCCTTCTTCCCCTTTTTGCAAAACATTTAGGGGCAGGCAATTTAGAAATAGGTCTGATCCCTGCTATTGCAAACTTGGGATGGGCAATACCTGCCATAATAGGGGCAAAATATTCTGAAAAATATAAGATAAAATTACACTTAGTGCTCAAAGTCACTATGGGAGAGAGGCTTCCTTACCTCTTCATGGCACTTATAGCTTTTTTTGTCGCTCCTAATAACTCAACTCTTGCCCTCTATTTATCTCTTCTTATGTTGGGAATTGCTACCTTTTCCATGGGATTCCTTGGACCTCCTTGGATGAGTATGATAGGAAAAGTAATAGAGCCATCAAAAAGAGGAGTATTTTTTGCCATGGGAAATGGTCTTGGAGCAATAATGGGAGTTGGAGGAGCAGGTATTGCAAGAATAATACTCTCAAAGTATCCATTTCCCCATAATTTTGGTTATTCTTTCTTATGCGCTAGCATAGCTCTTCTTATATCCTTAGCATTCCTTGCTTTGACACGAGAATATCCTGACGATCAAGAAAACCCTGATATCCCCCTCGTAGAGTATATTAAAAGTATTAAAACTGTATTTAAATACAAGAATTTTAAAAACTATGTCATTGCAAGAATTCTAAATGCTTTTTCTGTTCCCTTCATAAGCTTTGTAGTAGTATTTGCTTCTAAGACTTTTTCCATACCCGACAAAGTAGCAGCAGATTTCACAGCAATTCTTCTTATATCCCAAGCAATTTCTTCTTTCCTTTTAGGTCCCCTTGGAGATAAATATGGTCACAAGCTTCCACTACTTATAGGAAGAATTCTTATATTCCTTGATATTCTCATCCTTCTCTTTGCAAAAAACATATCTTATCTTTACATTGCATTCATTTTAGTTGGTTTTATAAATAGCGCTTTCTGGGTTGGAGACTCTGCCATGGTTCTTGAAATTTCTCCTCCCCAACACAAAGAGCTCTATATTGGAGCTCTAAGTCTTATTCTCTCTCCTTTTTCCTTTGTAGCACCACTAATTGCAGGTAAAATTGCTGACGTAAAAGGCTTTCGATTTCTATTTATGACATGTCTTCTAATCAGTATAATCAATATTGTATTTTTTATATATGGAGTTAAGGATCCAAGAAAAAATGCTGAAAATATTAATAACATTAATAATAATTAG
- a CDS encoding argininosuccinate synthase: MEREKVVLAYSGGLDTSVAIKWLMQKYSLDVITLTVDIGQGIDLNEIKNKAENLGVEKAYVLDLREEFIKDYIIPAIKSNAMYERVYPLATALSRPLIAKYLVKVAKENGAKYVAHGCTGKGNDQVRIDLGVKALAPDLEIIAPVREWNFSREEEIEYAIENNIPIPVSRKNPYSIDENLWGRSIEGGILEDPWQEPPEDIYLWTKLENKEPSYIEITFEKGIPVKLNGVEKDLVGLIEELNKIAGSYGIGRIDHIENRLVGIKSREIYEAPAALVIIKAHEALEDLVLPRELAHFKRMLEDKYAELVYYGLWFDPFREALQAFMDKTQERVTGKVKIKLIPWSFSIVGRDSPYSLYDHSLATYDKGSTFSTESAVGFIKLFGLQNYLYALKGGKNA; this comes from the coding sequence GTGGAAAGAGAAAAAGTAGTATTAGCCTATTCTGGTGGTTTAGATACTTCTGTGGCAATAAAGTGGCTCATGCAAAAATATTCACTTGATGTGATAACCTTAACGGTAGATATAGGTCAGGGTATAGATCTTAACGAGATAAAAAATAAGGCAGAAAATTTGGGGGTTGAAAAAGCTTATGTGTTGGATTTAAGAGAGGAGTTTATAAAAGATTACATTATTCCTGCTATAAAATCTAATGCCATGTATGAGAGGGTCTACCCTCTTGCTACTGCTTTATCCAGACCTTTGATTGCAAAATATTTGGTGAAGGTAGCTAAAGAAAATGGTGCAAAATATGTAGCTCACGGATGTACAGGTAAGGGAAATGATCAGGTAAGAATTGATTTAGGAGTCAAAGCCCTTGCTCCTGATCTAGAGATTATTGCTCCTGTGAGGGAGTGGAATTTTTCGAGAGAAGAGGAGATTGAATATGCCATAGAGAATAATATTCCTATTCCGGTTTCTCGAAAAAATCCTTATAGTATTGATGAGAATTTATGGGGTAGGAGCATAGAAGGGGGTATTTTAGAGGATCCTTGGCAAGAACCCCCCGAGGATATTTATTTATGGACAAAATTGGAGAATAAAGAGCCATCCTATATTGAGATAACCTTTGAGAAGGGTATTCCAGTAAAGTTAAACGGTGTTGAGAAGGATCTTGTGGGGCTTATAGAAGAGCTGAATAAAATTGCAGGAAGTTACGGTATTGGAAGAATTGATCATATAGAAAATAGGCTTGTGGGGATTAAATCAAGAGAAATATATGAGGCTCCAGCTGCTTTGGTTATTATAAAAGCCCATGAGGCTTTAGAAGATCTTGTTTTGCCAAGAGAGCTTGCTCATTTTAAGAGGATGCTTGAGGATAAATATGCTGAGCTTGTATATTATGGACTTTGGTTTGATCCTTTCCGAGAAGCTCTTCAAGCATTTATGGATAAGACTCAAGAAAGGGTAACAGGAAAGGTGAAAATAAAACTTATTCCTTGGAGTTTTTCAATAGTTGGTAGGGACTCCCCTTACTCCTTGTATGACCATAGTCTTGCTACTTATGATAAAGGTAGCACTTTCTCAACAGAATCTGCTGTTGGCTTTATAAAGCTTTTTGGGCTTCAAAACTATCTCTATGCCTTGAAGGGAGGTAAAAATGCTTAA
- a CDS encoding CHASE2 domain-containing serine/threonine-protein kinase, with product MKRILIKFGLLFIFFVLLLILSNLNFFKVWEKQTIDLRFHLRGEIAPYKDIVIVGIDDNSILELGNWPWNRSIHGKLLDVLKRESPKLVVFDILFDTVTPSDVFLAEKVKLSGNVILSGYLQSYFDKRLKINVMSLKEPVGILKSSALGSGYSNLYIDEDNKVRRVKIYENSGSIKYYSLSLVAYKFISKQDLSSLVLKLPSDFYINFRGGEGTYKIYSYIDVLRGNFPKNTFKNKIVLIGAVSPVLKDLFLHPFSGFTSRLGVNYSYMSGVEIHANIIDNLFMHDFFVPIFPGFVFIINFLAVFLPGVLFGRRIILNLFLTFLFIFLYFMFSYQAFINKVLLPLVSPSVGLIFSFLGNVIYLNLIPKERLEGVVIKRRYKILKKLGSGGMASVYLALDRKTEKEVAIKILHPQYAEDKEVLERFYREIEICKVLDHPYIVKILDHGKENDYVFMVMEFVNGKDLKKIIEERKRIPVSMAVEIVKKVAEALSYANSKNIVHRDIKPQNIMITKDGKVKLMDFGIARIGGLSTLTQTGMFMGTPQYASPEQLEGKKVDVRSDIFSLGIVFYEMLTGILPYSEETTISLMLKRYQEDLPDVRTINPEVPEGIAKIIEKMTARFPEFRYQTLEELLEDLKRGYPLHPYDRKNILSSDTIIKRDNDKESY from the coding sequence ATGAAAAGAATATTAATAAAGTTTGGGCTTCTTTTTATCTTTTTTGTATTGCTTCTTATCTTATCTAACCTTAATTTTTTTAAGGTATGGGAGAAGCAAACAATAGATCTTAGATTTCATTTAAGAGGAGAAATTGCTCCCTATAAAGATATAGTTATAGTAGGCATTGACGATAATTCTATTTTGGAACTTGGTAATTGGCCCTGGAATAGGAGTATTCATGGTAAGCTTCTTGATGTATTAAAAAGAGAGAGTCCTAAACTTGTTGTTTTTGATATTCTTTTTGATACTGTTACTCCCTCCGACGTATTCTTAGCTGAAAAAGTAAAACTATCTGGTAATGTTATTCTTTCTGGATATCTTCAAAGTTATTTTGATAAGAGATTAAAAATTAATGTGATGTCTTTAAAGGAGCCTGTTGGTATCCTAAAAAGTTCTGCTCTTGGCAGTGGCTATAGTAATTTATATATTGATGAGGATAACAAGGTAAGAAGGGTAAAAATTTATGAAAATTCTGGCTCAATAAAATATTACTCTCTTTCTCTTGTGGCTTATAAATTTATAAGTAAACAAGACTTATCATCTCTTGTCTTGAAATTACCTTCGGATTTCTATATTAACTTTAGGGGAGGAGAGGGAACTTACAAAATTTATTCTTATATTGATGTTTTGAGAGGAAATTTTCCAAAAAATACTTTTAAGAACAAGATAGTTCTAATAGGTGCTGTAAGCCCTGTATTAAAAGATCTTTTCTTGCATCCCTTTTCGGGATTCACCTCAAGATTAGGAGTAAATTATTCCTATATGTCTGGAGTGGAAATTCATGCAAATATAATTGATAATTTGTTTATGCATGACTTTTTTGTCCCAATTTTTCCGGGATTTGTTTTCATTATAAATTTTCTTGCAGTATTTTTGCCAGGAGTTCTTTTTGGAAGGAGAATTATACTGAATCTTTTCTTAACTTTTTTGTTTATTTTCCTCTACTTTATGTTCTCTTATCAGGCTTTTATAAATAAAGTTTTACTTCCTTTAGTTTCGCCTTCTGTAGGTCTGATCTTTTCATTTTTAGGAAATGTAATTTATTTGAATTTAATACCCAAGGAAAGATTAGAAGGTGTAGTAATAAAGAGGAGGTATAAAATACTTAAGAAGCTTGGATCAGGCGGAATGGCATCAGTTTATCTTGCTTTAGATAGGAAAACAGAGAAAGAAGTTGCTATAAAAATTCTTCATCCTCAATATGCTGAAGATAAGGAGGTATTAGAGAGATTTTATAGAGAGATAGAGATCTGCAAGGTTCTTGATCATCCTTATATTGTGAAAATTTTGGATCATGGCAAAGAAAATGATTATGTCTTTATGGTTATGGAGTTTGTTAATGGTAAGGATTTGAAGAAGATTATAGAAGAGAGGAAGAGAATTCCTGTTTCTATGGCGGTTGAGATTGTTAAAAAAGTAGCCGAAGCTCTTTCTTATGCTAATTCAAAAAATATAGTACATAGGGATATAAAACCCCAGAATATTATGATTACAAAAGATGGAAAAGTAAAGCTTATGGACTTTGGGATAGCTCGAATTGGAGGGCTTTCTACATTAACCCAAACAGGTATGTTTATGGGTACTCCACAGTATGCCTCTCCAGAGCAGTTAGAGGGTAAAAAAGTAGATGTAAGGTCGGATATATTTTCTCTTGGGATTGTTTTTTATGAGATGTTGACAGGAATTCTTCCATATTCCGAAGAAACTACCATTTCTCTTATGCTGAAAAGATATCAAGAAGATTTACCTGATGTAAGAACTATAAATCCTGAGGTTCCTGAAGGAATAGCGAAAATTATTGAAAAGATGACCGCGAGATTTCCTGAATTTAGATATCAGACTCTAGAAGAGCTTCTTGAGGATTTAAAAAGAGGATACCCTCTTCATCCTTATGATAGGAAGAATATTTTATCATCTGATACTATAATTAAGAGGGATAATGACAAAGAGAGTTATTGA
- the argC gene encoding N-acetyl-gamma-glutamyl-phosphate reductase, which translates to MLKVGIVGASGYVGLELTRILLRHPQVDKLYLFSDHFEDSWVFKSEKIFITDRSTYSELYKDLDVVFFALGSGETLGFLSKGEIPERFIDMSADFRFKNPGEYERVYGIKHNMPEILEKVVYGLPEIFRDKIKGAQYIANPGCYPTASLLGLFPLIKNNLTYGNAIIDAKSGISGAGRKPTDKSIYGNIAENYQAYSILNHRHQPEIENVIKEIGYLRVLFVPQLIPVFRGMFVSIYVPLRDEITSEDLYQIFKEVYEDEYFIKVLPPSCSPEIKKVRGTNWAVISAQADKNTKNAVILVAIDNLIKGAAGQAIQNMNIMFGFAESLGLDFLPLYP; encoded by the coding sequence ATGCTTAAAGTAGGAATAGTTGGGGCCTCGGGATATGTGGGACTTGAACTTACGAGAATACTCTTAAGACATCCTCAGGTAGATAAGCTTTATCTTTTCTCTGATCACTTTGAGGATTCGTGGGTTTTTAAGTCGGAAAAAATTTTTATTACTGATAGAAGTACTTATAGTGAACTTTACAAGGATTTAGATGTAGTATTTTTTGCTCTTGGAAGCGGGGAGACTTTGGGATTTTTGAGTAAAGGAGAAATTCCAGAAAGATTTATAGATATGAGTGCTGATTTTAGGTTTAAAAATCCGGGAGAATATGAAAGGGTTTATGGAATAAAACATAATATGCCTGAGATTTTAGAAAAGGTAGTATATGGTCTTCCTGAAATTTTTAGAGATAAGATTAAAGGCGCACAGTATATAGCTAATCCTGGATGTTATCCTACCGCATCTCTTCTGGGACTTTTTCCCTTGATAAAAAATAATTTAACCTATGGAAATGCTATTATTGATGCTAAGTCTGGTATTTCAGGGGCAGGTAGAAAACCTACTGATAAAAGTATATATGGCAATATAGCTGAAAATTATCAAGCTTATTCAATACTAAATCACAGACATCAACCTGAAATTGAAAATGTAATTAAGGAGATAGGATATTTAAGGGTTTTGTTTGTTCCTCAACTTATTCCAGTATTTAGAGGTATGTTTGTCTCCATATATGTTCCTCTTAGAGATGAGATAACCTCTGAGGATTTGTATCAGATTTTTAAAGAGGTATATGAAGATGAATATTTTATAAAAGTATTACCTCCATCTTGCTCTCCAGAGATTAAAAAGGTGAGAGGAACAAATTGGGCAGTGATAAGTGCTCAGGCGGATAAGAATACAAAAAATGCTGTAATTTTGGTTGCCATAGATAATCTAATAAAAGGGGCAGCAGGGCAAGCAATTCAGAATATGAATATTATGTTTGGTTTTGCGGAAAGTTTAGGACTTGACTTTTTACCTTTATATCCATAA
- a CDS encoding AEC family transporter, producing the protein MLKILITLIIISLLGYLGKNYLFKEEDKEVISKFVYNFSLPALVFYSIYTNPPQISSFKVAITEWIISFIVGTLSIFLGFILKLSRETIGSLFLVSIGGNVTFMGYPIMEKLFGNQGLTLAILYDQLGMIVFVYTIGILVISLLVKPEKTTNRRFLGIERILINPPLWALIAGFLFQKINIPDFILESFSILGRATTPLMMFLLGLSLSKPYKDNKSIMGVSVGVLLKLILFPLFALITAKLLNLSDIPLKVTVLESAMPSMLTALVLSLQFNLDYVFTSQVITYSTLLSLITLNLWIGVIK; encoded by the coding sequence ATGCTGAAAATATTAATAACATTAATAATAATTAGCTTATTAGGCTATTTAGGCAAAAACTATCTCTTCAAAGAAGAGGACAAAGAGGTTATTTCAAAATTTGTGTACAACTTTTCTCTTCCTGCCCTGGTCTTTTATTCCATTTATACAAATCCTCCCCAAATAAGTTCTTTTAAAGTGGCCATCACTGAATGGATAATAAGCTTCATAGTAGGCACTCTTTCAATATTTCTTGGTTTCATACTTAAACTGAGTAGGGAGACCATAGGAAGTTTATTCCTTGTAAGTATTGGGGGAAATGTCACCTTTATGGGATATCCTATAATGGAAAAACTTTTTGGAAACCAAGGTCTAACCCTTGCTATTCTTTATGATCAATTGGGCATGATTGTCTTTGTGTATACCATTGGAATTTTAGTAATTAGTCTGCTTGTTAAACCAGAAAAAACCACTAATAGAAGATTTTTGGGGATTGAGAGAATACTAATAAATCCTCCCCTTTGGGCTTTGATCGCAGGATTTCTCTTTCAAAAAATTAATATTCCAGATTTTATCCTTGAAAGTTTCTCTATTCTCGGAAGAGCTACAACTCCTCTTATGATGTTTCTTCTTGGCCTTTCTCTCTCTAAACCTTACAAAGACAATAAATCCATTATGGGAGTTTCTGTAGGTGTGCTTTTAAAATTAATTCTTTTTCCTCTTTTTGCTTTAATTACTGCAAAATTATTAAATCTTAGCGATATTCCTTTAAAAGTTACTGTTCTTGAATCAGCAATGCCCTCTATGCTTACCGCTCTTGTTCTTTCCCTTCAATTTAATTTAGATTATGTATTTACATCTCAGGTAATCACATACTCTACTCTTCTCTCCTTGATCACATTAAACCTATGGATAGGG